One Oryza glaberrima chromosome 10, OglaRS2, whole genome shotgun sequence DNA segment encodes these proteins:
- the LOC127752940 gene encoding pathogenesis-related thaumatin-like protein 3.5, with amino-acid sequence MACLSLLSGVHPLPLLLLITLLGPVALVRGVTFRVVNKCPFPVWPAAAPNAGHPVLAGGGFLLPPGQSRRVSAPPTWNGRFWGRTGCNFTSTATNHHGNAAAACLTGDCGGRLACNGTAGAPPATLVEVDLHEDQSKGSSYDVSLVDGYNLPVAVWTKPPTPGAAAADRKCVIPGCAKNVNAVCPPELQVTAAAAVVACKSACVAFGTDAFCCRGAHGTAETCRGSAYSRVFRDACPAYVSYPYDTAAAAARCYAEVYVLTFCPSRWGAGADRVAQA; translated from the exons ATGGCGTGCTTATCCTTGCTCTCCGGCGTTCATCCCCTACCACTACTCCTGCTCATTACTCTCTTAG GACCGGTGGCGCTCGTGCGCGGCGTCACCTTCCGCGTGGTGAACAAGTGCCCGTTCCCggtgtggccggcggcggcgcccaacGCCGGCCACccggtgctcgccggcggcggcttcctcctcccgccgggcCAGTCCAGGCGCGTCAGCGCGCCGCCCACCTGGAACGGCCGCTTCTGGGGCCGCACCGGCTGCAACttcacctccaccgccaccaaccACCACGgcaacgccgccgcggcctgcctcaccggcgactgcggcggccgCCTCGCGTGCAACGGCACCGCCGGCGCCCCTCCGGCCACCCTCGTCGAGGTGGACCTCCACGAGGACCAGAGCAAGGGGAGCTCCTACGACGTCAGCCTCGTCGATGGCTACAACCTGCCGGTGGCCGTGTGGACGAAGCCCCCcacccccggcgccgccgccgccgatcgcaAGTGCGTCATCCCCGGCTGCGCCAAGAACGTCAACGCGGTGTGCCCGCCGGAGCTgcaggtgacggcggcggcggcggtggtggcgtgcaAGAGCGCGTGCGTGGCGTTCGGGACGGACGCGTTCTGCTGCCGCGGCGCGCACGGCACGGCGGAGACGTGCCGCGGCAGCGCGTACTCGCGGGTGTTCCGGGACGCGTGCCCGGCGTACGTCAGCTACCCGtacgacacggcggcggcggcggcgaggtgctaCGCGGAGGTGTACGTGCTCACGTTCTGTCCGTCCAGATGGGGCGCGGGGGCAGATCGTGTGGCCCAGGCTTGA
- the LOC127786436 gene encoding glycerol-3-phosphate acyltransferase RAM2-like encodes MEAVAEAVAAAVAAGVEPFPAVDKCDASGREAHAVAADLEGTLLRSRSAFPYYALVAFECGGVPRLALLLLLAPLAAALRAAVSEAAAVRVLVFAATAGARVREIESAARAVLPRFYAADVHPGAWRVFAACARRRVVLTATPRVMAEPFLVDCLGADAVAGTELATWRGRATGLVDDRRGGVLVGRRKAQALLDMFAGGDVPDVGLGDRRSDYPFMSLCKEGYIVPRSPAVEAVPMDKLPRPVIFHDGRLARRPTPLAALLAVLWFPVGFALACVRIAAGALLPMPWVYYAFWALGVRVVVRGAPPPRAERAAGRRGVLFACSHRTLLDPIFLSAALGRPVAAVTYSLSRLSEFLSPIRTVRLTRDRAADAAMIGELLDEGDLAICPEGTTCREPFLLRFSALFAELTDEVVPVAMESRMGMFHGTTARGWKGMDPFYFFMNPSPAYVVTFLGKLPPEHTCGAGGRSSHEVANYIQRLIAATLSYECTSLTRKDKYRALAGNDGVVDNATGKLPSPATATANNSKDKAC; translated from the exons atggaggcggtggcggaggcggtggcggcggcggtggcggccggggtGGAGCCGTTCCCGGCGGTGGACAAGTGCGACGCGTCGGGGCGGGAGGCGCACGCGGTGGCGGCCGACCTGGAGGGGACGCTGCTCCGGTCGCGGAGCGCGTTCCCGTACTACGCGCTCGTGGCGTTCGAGTGCGGCGGCGTGCCGCGgctggcgctgctgctgctgctggccccgctggcggcggcgctccgggcggcggtgtcggaggcggcggcggtgcgggtgcTGGTGttcgcggcgacggccggggcgCGGGTGCGGGAGATCGAgtccgcggcgcgcgccgtgCTGCCGAGGTTCTACGCCGCCGACGTGCACCCGGGCGCGTGGCGCGTGTTCGCGgcgtgcgcgcgccgccgcgtcgtgctCACGGCCACGCCCCGCGTCATGGCGGAGCCGTTCCTCGTCGACTgcctcggcgccgacgccgtcgcgggCACCGAGCTCGCCACGTGGCGCGGCCGCGCCACGGGCCTCGTCGacgaccgccgcggcggcgtcctcgtcggccgccgcaAGGCGCAGGCGCTCCTCGACatgttcgccggcggcgacgtcccGGACGTCGGCCTCGGCGACCGCCGCTCCGACTACCCGTTCATGAGCCTCTGCAAG GAAGGGTACATCgtgccgcgctcgccggcggtggaggcggtgccCATGGACAAGCTGCCGCGGCCGGTGATCTTCCACGACGGCCGCCTCGCGCGGCGGCCGACTCCGCtggcggcgctgctcgccgTGCTCTGGTTCCCCGTGGGGTTCGCGCTGGCGTGCGTCCGCATCGCGGCGGGCGCGCTGCTGCCGATGCCGTGGGTGTACTACGCGTTCTGGGCGCTGGGCGTGCGCGTCGTGgtgcgcggcgcgccgccgccgcgcgcggagCGCGCCGCGGGGCGCCGCGGGGTGCTCTTCGCCTGCTCCCACCGCACGCTGCTCGACCCGATCTTCCTCTCGGCGGCGCTCGGCCGCCCCGTGGCCGCCGTCACCTACTCGCTGTCGCGGCTGTCGGAGTTCCTGTCGCCGATCAGGACGGTGCGGCTAACGCGggaccgcgccgccgacgccgccatgaTCGGCGAGCTCCTCGACGAGGGCGACCTGGCGATCTGCCCCGAGGGGACGACGTGCCGGGAGCCGTTCCTGCTGCGGTTCTCGGCGCTGTTCGCGGAGCTCACCGACGAGGTGGTGCCGGTGGCGATGGAGAGCCGGATGGGCATGTTCCACGGCacgacggcgagggggtggaAGGGGATGGACCCCTTCTACTTCTTCATGAACCCCAGCCCGGCGTACGTCGTCACGTTCCTCGGCAAGCTGCCGCCGGAGCACAcctgcggcgccggcggcaggtCCAGCCACGAGGTGGCCAACTACATCCAGAGGCTCATCGCCGCCACGCTCTCCTACGAGTGCACCAGCCTCACCAGGAAGGACAAGTACAGGGCGCTCGCCGGCAACGACGGCGTCGTCGACAACGCCACCGGCAAGctgccatcgccggcgacggcgacggcgaacaacAGCAAGGACAAAGCTTGCTag